One Myotis daubentonii chromosome 12, mMyoDau2.1, whole genome shotgun sequence genomic region harbors:
- the BMP10 gene encoding bone morphogenetic protein 10 encodes MDSLALQLCALLCLAAHSASGSPIMSLEQSPLEEDMPLFDDVFSEQDGVDFDTLLQSMKNEFLKTLNLSDIPMQDSAKVDPPEYMLELYNKFATDRTSMPSANIVRSFKNEELFSQPASFNGLRKYPLLFNVSIPHHEEVIMAELRLYTLVQRDRMIYDGVDRKITIFEVLENTEDNEGERNMLVLASEEIYGTNSEWETFDVTSAIRRWQKSGSSTHQLEVHIESRHDETEGTGRGQLEIDTSAQNKHVPLIVVFSDDQSSEKEEKEELSEMITHEQLLELDNQGLDGYSSGPGEEALLQMRSNIIYDSTARIRRNAKGNYCKRTPLYIDFKEIGWDSWIIAPPGYEAYECRGVCNYPLAEHLTPTKHAIIQALVHLKNSQKASKACCVPTKLEPISILYLDKGVVTYKFKYEGMAVSECGCR; translated from the exons ATGGATTCTCTGGCCCTGCAGCTGTGCGCTCTCCTCTGCCTGGCGGCTCACTCTGCTTCTGGAAGCCCCATCATGAGCCTGGAGCAGTCGCCTCTGGAAGAAGACATGCCCCTCTTCGATGATGTCTTCTCGGAGCAAGATGGTGTTGACTTTGACACACTGCTGCAGAGCATGAAGAACGAGTTTCTCAAAACATTGAACCTGTCTGACATCCCCATGCAGGACTCGGCCAAGGTGGACCCGCCAGAGTACATGCTGGAACTCTACAACAAGTTTGCCACAGACCGCACCTCCATGCCATCTGCCAACATCGTCAGGAGTTTCAAAAATGAAG agTTGTTTTCCCAACCAGCCAGTTTTAATGGGCTCAGAAAATACCCTCTCCTCTTCAATGTGTCCATCCCCCACCATGAAGAGGTCATCATGGCTGAACTTAGGTTGTACACACTGGTGCAAAGAGATCGCATGATATATGATGGAGTGGACCGGAAAATTACAATTTTTGAAGTACTTGAGAACACAGAGGACAATGAGGGTGAAAGAAACATGCTGGTCTTGGCATCAGAGGAGATCTATGGAACCAACAGTGAGTGGGAGACTTTTGACGTCACCAGTGCCATCAGACGTTGGCAAAAGTCAGGTTCATCCACCCACCAGCTGGAAGTCCACATTGAGAGCAGACATGACGAAACTGAGGGCACTGGCAGGGGACAACTGGAAATAGACACCAGCGCCCAGAATAAGCACGTCCCTTTGATTGTCGTGTTTTCTGATGACCAAAGcagtgagaaggaagagaaagaggaactgAGTGAAATGATCACCCATGAGCAACTTCTGGAGCTGGACAACCAGGGCCTGGATGGTTATTCCAGTGGTCCTGGGGAAGAGGCTCTGCTGCAGATGAGGTCAAACATCATCTATGACTCCACTGCCCGCATCAGAAGGAATGCCAAAGGAAACTACTGCAAGAGGACCCCTCTCTACATCGACTTCAAGGAGATTGGCTGGGACTCTTGGATCATCGCTCCGCCTGGATATGAAGCCTATGAGTGCCGTGGTGTTTGCAACTACCCCCTGGCAGAGCATCTCACACCCACAAAACATGCGATTATCCAGGCCTTGGTCCACCTCAAGAATTCCCAGAAGGCTTCCAAAGCCTGCTGTGTGCCCACCAAGCTGGAGCCCATCTCCATCCTCTATTTAGACAAAGGCGTTGTCACTTACAAGTTTAAATATGAAGGCATGGCTGTTTCTGAGTGTGGCTGCAGATAG